One Cryptomeria japonica chromosome 9, Sugi_1.0, whole genome shotgun sequence genomic window carries:
- the LOC131033484 gene encoding protein GLUTAMINE DUMPER 1: MRNITASHNYIHSSVWRWPVPYLMGGMVCMIVLIVIALIILAYSSWKDPDTSGDDNNNDNSRSDANSSQKNEMMKNVLYSSEDDKEERVIVIMAGEQNPTFIAKPTSVPAAT; the protein is encoded by the coding sequence ATGAGAAACATTACAGCTTCTCATAATTACATCCATTCTTCAGTATGGCGCTGGCCAGTCCCATATTTGATGGGAGGAATGGTGTGCATGATTGTTCTCATAGTCATTGCTTTGATCATTCTAGCTTACTCCTCCTGGAAAGATCCAGACACTTCTGGGgatgataataataatgataatagcaGAAGTGATGCAAATTCTAGTCAgaagaatgaaatgatgaagaatgtGTTATATTCTTCAGAGGATGATAAAGAGGAGAGAGTGATTGTTATCATGGCTGGTGAACAAAACCCTACTTTCATTGCCAAGCCCACTTCTGTGCCTGCCGCAACATGA